The Brachyspira sp. SAP_772 genome includes the window AGCTATTAGGATATATCAATTTGTAATCTTTCTTTTTTCCTGCTTCAACATAATCTTTAGGCACTACTTTCCAATTATTAAGTTTTTCAACACTAATAGCATCATTTTGTTTTTCAAACCAATCTATAATATAATATCTCAAATCTTTATCTGTAGACTTTAATACCAAATCCATGTTTTGCAAAGTTTTTAAATCTATTTTAGCACCTTGTGATAAATGTCCTCCTCCTCCGTTTCCTCTATAAGAGTTAATAGCAACTTTATATTCTTTGTCCAATTCAAAAGCTCTTCCGTCAGTAAAAGATTCTATTGTAACTTTTTCTCCTCTAGGCTTAGTAACATCAACAATATAATTAATACCTCCAACACTTTCATAATTATAAGTAGGTGTGACTGTGTCATAAGAATTATATTTATATTACTTAAATACGAATTTGTTTAAATGTTTGTTGCATATTATATAATTATTGATATAATACGTGAATAGTTTTTTTAATATAAATTTTTCAATCGTGTGTAAAAGATGGTTATATGTTTTTTTGTATTTAAATAAAAATATTATGGAGTTGTATTATGAATATATGTTTAATATCAAATAATAATTATGTTGACTATGTTTCTTCATTAATCGTATCTATATTAAAAAATTCATCATTAAATGATAAATTTCACTTCCATATTATAGAAATTGATATTACAGATTATAATAAAGATAAGCTAAAAGAGCTAAAAAATATTAAAGATTTTGAAATATCTTTTTATAGACCTGAAAAATATATTAATAAAGCTAAAGAATTAAGTAATAGAGAACATAATAAATATTGGCATTATACTATATTTATTAAATTATTTATACCTCTTATATTAAAAGATTTGGATAATGTATTGTTTTTAGATTCTGATCAAATAGTTTTATCAAGTCTATCTAAATTTTATGAGTATAACATTTCTAATAGTTATCTTTTGGTTGTTAGGTTATTTGGACATAATATATCATGGATTGGAAATAATATTGAAAGCATTATGAATAAGTTTGGAGCTAATAAAAATGATTATATTAATGGTGGAATATTATTGTTTAATATAAAACATTTATATAATAATATTAAATATGATGAGTTATCAAAAAATATAGATGATGCTATAGATTATTTTGAAAAGATAGGAATTGGCTGGACAGAAGAATTAGTTTTTTTATATCTTTTTACAAAAAAAATATCATATATAGATTGTAATGTTGTATATGGTACAGATATAAACAACAATTCACCCAAATTAAGCAAATCTATAGAATTATTAGAAAGCAATAATAAAGATGAAATTAATATAATACATTTTAGTGCAAAAAATATTAAACCATTGTCTAATTATAAAAATATAGATATATATTATAATATATTTTGGGAATATTTTATTTTAACTCCATTTTTTAAAGAAAATACAATAAAATATATAAATATTTATAGTAATAATATATCAAAATATAACATAATAAAATTAAAATCAAATTTTATAAAAATTATTGATAAAATAGTATGGTATATACCCATTAAAAAAATCAGAAATTCTATTAGAGATAGTCTTACAAAAAAAATATTTGAATAAACTAATTATTTTGTAAAACCTTTGGTGTCGTCATAAAATTCTATATATTTTTTTACGCCTTTTGCTGTAGCTTTTACCATTTTTAGTCTTGTCTCTTTGTTTTTTAAGAACTTAGCATCATCTGGATTAGTTATAAATCCAACCTCTATAAGTGTAGAAGGCATTATCGCACCTTTTAAAACATAAAATAATGCATTTTGTACAGGTTTATTTCTTTTTGATACACCAGATACTTTATAAACTTCATCTGTAATAGACTCTGCCAATATTCTGCTTTCTTTTTGATACTGCTCTATAAGCATATAATTATGTGTAACTTGTGATGAATAGTCTTCGTATTTTGCTGAATCTATTTTATCAAACTTTACCAATGCATCATTTTCAAACATAGACACTGCCCTAGCATATTCGCTTGATTCCTGAGCACTTACAAAATATGCCTCAAAACCCTTAGCACTAGAACTTAATGAAGCATTGGCATGAACACTTATTAATAATGCATTATTTGCTTTTTCTGTGTTTATTTTTGCTGCAGTATTTGCTATTTCAAAACGCTCTGCAAGAGTTGGATATGTGTCATTTGTTCTCGTTAATACTATTTTTACATTTGGCAGTATATTTTCTAATTCTTTTTTAAGCTCTAAAGAAAATGACAAAACTATATCTTTTTCATATATCTTTCCAACACCAATAGAACCGGGATCTCTTCCGCCATGTCCGGGGTCTATTATTATTGTTGTTATGCCTTTAGAATCAAATTTATTTTTTGCTGGGTTAAAAGCTTTTTTTAATTCTTCTGCTGTAATATTTAAATTGTTTAATTTTATCTTATCATTATTCTCTGGATATAATAAAAAGTAAGTATTAAATAGAGCTAATACCAAAAATAATATTATTCTTCTTTTATTTCCTCTGAATAACCACAATCTTCCTTGATACAAACCTTAAACAATCCTTTGTTTTTAATATTCTTCTCTACCATAAGCCCATTACATTTAGGACAAGGCTCAAGCAAAGGTTTATCCCAACTTACAAAATCGCATTTAGGATAATTGGAACAACCATAAAACTCTCTTCCTCTCTTAGAACGCTTTAATGTAATATCTCCTCCACATTTAGGACAAACACCAAAAGATATACCTTTAGTGTTCTTACATTCAGGAAAACCAGAACAAGCAATAAAATATCCGTATCTTCCTAAGCGTTTAATCATCTTCTTGCCGCATTTCTCACATACAAAATCAGTCTCTTCATTGAAGAAATCTTTCATATTGTGAATATTTTCTGTGGCAGTTTTGAGCGTATCCAAAAAATGAGGATAGAACTCTTTTAATATATTATTCCATTCAACATTATCGTCTTCTATTTTATCAAGTTTACTTTCCATGTCGGCAGTAAAGTGAATATTTACAAGTTCTGGGAAATTTTCGCTTATAAGTTCATTAACAAGCTTTCCAAGCTCTGTTGGTACAAGCTGTTTGCCTTTTCTCTGTACATAATGCCTTGATATAATTGTTTTAATTGTTGGAGCATAAGTAGAAGGTCTGCCTATACCTGATTCTTCAAGTATTTTTACAAGTGAAGCATCTGTATATCTTGGAGGAGGTGTTGTAAAATGCTGCTGAGGATTATGCTCTACAAAATCGCATACTTCACCATTAGATAAACTAGGCATTTTTGAAGCCTTTTCTTTATCCTCTTTGTCTATAGTAAGCACTTTCATAAATCCGTCAAACTCTATTTTTGATGAAGAAACAGCAAACTCACAATCACCCGCAACAATTACTGCTCTTGTATTTTTCATTTTTGCAGGAAGCATCTGTGAAGAAACAAATCTCTCCCATATAAGTTTATAAAGTTTATATTGATCTGTTTTTAAATATTCTTTAACGCTCTCTGGTGTTAAAAATACATTAGTAGGTCTTATAGCTTCGTGAGCATCTTGTGCATTCTTTTTTACAGAATAATTTGGAGGCTCTGGAGGAAGATAATTGCTTCCATATTCCTTTTGTATAAAATCCCTCGCCTGCTCTTGTGCCACTGGAGATATTCTCACGCTATCAGTACGCATATATGTTATAAGCCCTGTAGCCTCTCCTGCTATAGAAACTCCTTCATAGAGTGTTTGTGCTATTTGCATTGTCTTTGATGAGTTATAACCTAAAGATGTGCTTGCTGCCTGCTGTAATTTACTTGTAGTGTATGGAGCTGTTGGGTTTCTTAATCTGTCTTTTATCTCTATGTTTGATACTGTGTAATTTTTATCTTTTAAATGCTCCATTATGGCATCAACATCTTCTTTTGTTTTTAATTCTGGCTTTTCACCTTTATATTTCTGAAGCTCTGCCAAAAACTCTTTATTTTTATGCTTTAAAAATACTCCAAATGTCCAATATTCTACAGGAACAAATGTTTCAATCTCATCTTCTCTGTTGCAAATTATAAGCAAAGCAACATTTTGTACCCTTCCTGCAGAAAGTCCTCTTTTTATCTTCTCCCAAAGTAAAGGACTCAAATTATAACCAATAAGTCTGTCTAATACCCTTCTTGCTTTTTGGGCATTTACTTTTGCTATGTCTATATCCCTAGGTTTATCAATGGCTTCTTTAAGTGCATCTTTTGTAATCTCATGAAAAACTATTCTCTTTATAGGTACAGCAGAGTTAATGCTTCTTATCTTGTTTCCTATGTGCCAAGCTATACTCTCCCCTTCCCTATCATCATCAGCTGCAAGTAATACCTCTTCAGATTTCTTTGCCTCTTTTTTAAGCTCATTTAATATCTTGGCTCTTCCCCTTATTGTTATATATTCTGGCTCAAAACCATTGTCTACATCTATAGCTAGTCTGCTTCTTGGTAAATCTATTAAATGCCCCATTGATGATAATACTACATAATCTGAACCTAAATATCTATTTATAGTCTTTGCCTTAGCTGGGGACTCAACTATTACTAATTTCTTTTTGGTAGTTTTCTTTTCTTTAGTTTTTGTAGCCATTTTTTTATATCCTTAATTTTTTATTTCTCTATACTATAATATTTTCCAGATAACTGCTTTATAAAACCATTAATCTCTAATTGCATAAGCAAAGATGTTACAACCTGAACTTTCATATTAGTTTTTTCTATTATATCGTCTATGTGTATTTTTTCAACCTCGCTTATTATATTATAAATAAAAGCTTCATCATCTTCTAAATTAGGTTTTACAACAACATCCTTTACTTTACCATTTTGTTTTTTATTTTGTTTCTTGTTTTCTTTCTTCTCTAATTTCTTCTCTTGTTTTGAAACCTTATTATTTTCTTTAACATCATTAACCTTATTAACTTTTTTTACTTTTTTAACTTCTCTAGTTTTGTTAATATTGCCGCCTTCAAAATATTTAAGCTTCATCTTAACATAATTTTCATCATTAGAAAATATATCATCAAAATCTTCTAATATGTCTAATATATTATAGGCTATTTTGGCACCGTCCTTATAAAGTTTATGATTGCCGTAATATTCTTTTAACTTTTCATCGTATGGAGCTATATAAACATCTCTGCCTTGATTGAGTGCAAAATCTACAGTTATTAAAGCACCCGATTTACTAGAAGCCTCAACCATAACAACAGCATAAGAAAGTCCTGATATTATTCTGTTTCTTCTTGGGAAATTTGTTTTATCCGGCTTTCTTCCTACTTCAAACTCACTTACTATAAGCCCCTTTTCTATTAACTTATTATAAACCTTTAAATTCTCTGAAGGATAAACATTGTCTATTCCGCAGCCCAAAACCGCTACAGTATTAGCCCCAGAACTTATAGCCCCAATATGTGCCTCTTTATCTACTCCCTTAGCCATGCCAGATACTACTGAAATATTTAATGCTGAAAGCTTTGAAGATATATCAAAAGCATATTTACAACTTTTATCTGTGGGAAACCTTGTGCCTACCACTCCTATAGAATTTCTTCTTAACTTTTTTAAATCCCCTTTATAATAAAGTATATACGGAGGATTGTCTATTTGCTTTAAGTTAAACGGATAGTCTTTATCAAATAAACTTAATATGCCAATATTATGACTTTTTGATTTTTCTATTATATCGTTTGCTTTGTCTAATATTTCATTTTTATTAAAATTGCCTATTTGTGATTTGAACTTCTTTTCTAATAGCAATTTTATATTCTCTTCTTTGTCTTCAAAAATATTTTCTACAGAGTCATAATGAGTGATAAGCTCTGATATTCTTTTGTCGCCTACTTTGTCAATCTGATTTAAAGCTATTAGATATATGTTCTTTCTATTATCACTATGCATCAACAATTCTCCGTAAACCCGCTCTAATTCATTTGATTTATTATTTGATTTATGTTATTCAAAGCCGTTTGCTTTATGTTGTTTTCTTTTGCTAAAGACACTATCTTTCTATAGGCTTCTATTGATTCTTTGCCGTTTCCTAAACTATATTGTATGCGTGCAAGTATAAACAAATAATCTATATTGTTGGGGTCAGTTTCGAGAGATTTATTTATTAGGCTTAATGCTTCTTCATAGTAGTTTTGCTGTATGCCCCTAAGTGATGATAACGCTGCATAGTAGTTTGGGTTTTGCGGGTCTTTACTTATGGCAAACTGTATGTTGTTTTCTGCACGGGATAAAAAGTTTGTTTTTTGTGTTTCATTGTCGGCACTCTCTGCAAGGTTTGCATACGATAATCCTAAACCATAACGCAAGTACGGGCTGTTGGGAAGAATTTTTAAAGCCTCTGTAAAATATTTTGCAGCATAGGCATATTGCTTTTTTGCTAGGCTTCTTTCTGCCAAAACTCTATATACTGCCCCTAACCTATCTTGAGCATAAATCTTTTGGTTTATTATGTCGTTGTAGGTGTCTGTAATATCGAGAAGGGCTTTGTCATCATCTTCATTTTTGCCTTTCTCATAAAGATTGTAGGCACGGTTGAGATTAAATCTGTTTTTAAATACCTGATCGCAAGACATCAAAAAAAAGCAAGAAAAAACAAATAATGATATTTTTAAAAATTTCTTCATATCAAAAAACCTCATAATAAAAAACCCTCACATAAGGAAATATACTATATTATATAAAAAAGTAAAGAATTAATTAATAATTATGTTTATATAAATACTTGCTAAAAAAACAAAAAGTAATATAATTTAATGTAGGTTTTTAAAGTAATATTAAAAAATAAATTACTTTTAACCGAAATTTGAGTAAGTAATTTGTAAAATTTACTTGACTTTATATTTTATTTTAATATATTTTATATATAGAAAGGATAAATATGTAAAGTTCTTTCTATGTTATGTTCTTTTTGGAAATAATAAATTGCTAAAAAAAACTTTGCTGGAAGAGAAGTTAAGAGCAATTTTTATTTTAATAAAAAAAATAATAAATAAGCAAAAAAATTTTATATAAGGAGATTTATATGAGTAAAAAGATTATTTATTTATTATCATTACTTATGGCTTTAAGCTTAGTGTTTGCAAGCTGTAAGAAAAACAGCGTTACAGACGCTCTTCAAAATCAGCCTGATACACCTGATACCACTAAACCACCTACAGAAGATTTAACTGGCGGTCTATTTACAGATGCGGATAAACTAGCTGGATATGCAACAAAACCAGTACAAGAGACAGAAGTTGCTAAATATTACAACAAAGACTATATGCGTAACCCAGTAATCACTGTAGTAAATGGTACAAATGTAGTTATATTTTATGAGGTAAGATACCAAACTCCAGGTGCTGGCAACGACGTAGCTTTAACAGGTACTAATGCTGTAGATATAGTTTATATACAAAGTTATGATGGTGGTGTAAGTTTTGACACTACTATAGGTGACCCTAAATATGTAGGCGGAAGCAAAACAACTGACCCTAAAAATTCTCATGGTGCTCCTATAGTTTTCTATGATAAAACACATAAAAAAATTGTAGTAGTAGCTTCAGCAGGTATAGGTCTTTCTTCTGGTACTTTACAAAATGGTTCATCAAAAATAGAATACTCTGTAGCACCTATTAATGATGATGGCAGTGTAGGAAACTTCGGTCAATGGAGAGAAGTTAGTGTTTCTGACGGAACAGGAAACTTTAAACAGTTTGGTACACATTCTGCAAGAGGAACTGTTTATAATAATAACCTTCTTCTTCCTGTTACATTAGTTACTTATAACCAAGCAAATGTGAGCCAATCAACATTTGGTTATTCAGTTTATCAAGGAACAACTACTGATAATGGAACAACATATAGTTGGAAAAAATTACATGGTCCTGTAACTATGTCTAGTACTGCAGTAAAAGAAACACGTATAGTATCAGCAACTAGTGAAAGCGCATATACATCTATATCTGTACCTGCTGGTGATGCTAACTTATACCAAGCTGCAAATGGTGCTGTACCTAATCCTACTTCTATAAAAGCTGGTGACGGTTCTGCTGGTACTTTAGTTGTTAAAGATTGGAAAGGTGCAACTTCATATAGTCCTTCTGATTATGCTGGTACTTTTGATACAGCAAATGGTACGCCACAAGCTATAGTTTCTCATGTTTTGAATACTGAATCAAACTTGGCTGTAAGATTAGTTGATGGTAATTTTAAAACACAACAAAAGAACTCCTTTAACCTTGGAGGTTCTTATGCAAGAAACTCTAAATCATCTTCTTTAGATATATTGAAAGATGGTACTATAGTTATGGCTGCTGAAGGTGGTGTAGCTGATTCTACTGTTAAAGGTAGTCAAACATTCTACATCTACTTCAATAGATATACTCAGGCTTATCTTACTGCTCAAACAGGTAACTAATAACTGCAGATAATACGGTAAATAAAAAGAAGGATGCATTTTACTAGTGTGTCCTTCTTTGTTGTAAAATAAAGGTTTTATTTAAAATGATGAAAAAAATTGTAATTTTACTGATGTCCTTTATATTATTAAGCTGTGGAACTACCTATATGCTTTCAAGCTTTTATACAAGAGATTATGACCTAAATTGGATGCTTACACCTTCAGAACAGACCGACCTTAATTTTAGAAGTACTCCTATAGGAACAAAAAATTATAATTTTAATTCTCCTTCTTTAATTAGCACTAAAGATAATTACATATTATTCTTTTATGAAAAAAGAAATAATAATAATAGTGCTATTATAGGAGTAGACGGAAACACAGCAAACAGCACAGAAGTTTATGCGGCTATTTCTAAAAATGCCCAAAATTTTACTGTTGTTTCACAACTTATAGGCGGTTCTAGTTCAAAGTCTCATGGTTCACCTATTTCATTTTTAAATAACAACTCAGATATTGTGGTATTGGCTATTAGCGGAAGCGGTTTTGGAGGAGCTGGAACAACTGGAGATTCTTTAATATCAAAATCCGTAAGCGTTCCTAATGGTGCTT containing:
- a CDS encoding glycosyltransferase; this translates as MNICLISNNNYVDYVSSLIVSILKNSSLNDKFHFHIIEIDITDYNKDKLKELKNIKDFEISFYRPEKYINKAKELSNREHNKYWHYTIFIKLFIPLILKDLDNVLFLDSDQIVLSSLSKFYEYNISNSYLLVVRLFGHNISWIGNNIESIMNKFGANKNDYINGGILLFNIKHLYNNIKYDELSKNIDDAIDYFEKIGIGWTEELVFLYLFTKKISYIDCNVVYGTDINNNSPKLSKSIELLESNNKDEINIIHFSAKNIKPLSNYKNIDIYYNIFWEYFILTPFFKENTIKYINIYSNNISKYNIIKLKSNFIKIIDKIVWYIPIKKIRNSIRDSLTKKIFE
- a CDS encoding N-acetylmuramoyl-L-alanine amidase, with product MYQGRLWLFRGNKRRIILFLVLALFNTYFLLYPENNDKIKLNNLNITAEELKKAFNPAKNKFDSKGITTIIIDPGHGGRDPGSIGVGKIYEKDIVLSFSLELKKELENILPNVKIVLTRTNDTYPTLAERFEIANTAAKINTEKANNALLISVHANASLSSSAKGFEAYFVSAQESSEYARAVSMFENDALVKFDKIDSAKYEDYSSQVTHNYMLIEQYQKESRILAESITDEVYKVSGVSKRNKPVQNALFYVLKGAIMPSTLIEVGFITNPDDAKFLKNKETRLKMVKATAKGVKKYIEFYDDTKGFTK
- the topA gene encoding type I DNA topoisomerase; translated protein: MATKTKEKKTTKKKLVIVESPAKAKTINRYLGSDYVVLSSMGHLIDLPRSRLAIDVDNGFEPEYITIRGRAKILNELKKEAKKSEEVLLAADDDREGESIAWHIGNKIRSINSAVPIKRIVFHEITKDALKEAIDKPRDIDIAKVNAQKARRVLDRLIGYNLSPLLWEKIKRGLSAGRVQNVALLIICNREDEIETFVPVEYWTFGVFLKHKNKEFLAELQKYKGEKPELKTKEDVDAIMEHLKDKNYTVSNIEIKDRLRNPTAPYTTSKLQQAASTSLGYNSSKTMQIAQTLYEGVSIAGEATGLITYMRTDSVRISPVAQEQARDFIQKEYGSNYLPPEPPNYSVKKNAQDAHEAIRPTNVFLTPESVKEYLKTDQYKLYKLIWERFVSSQMLPAKMKNTRAVIVAGDCEFAVSSSKIEFDGFMKVLTIDKEDKEKASKMPSLSNGEVCDFVEHNPQQHFTTPPPRYTDASLVKILEESGIGRPSTYAPTIKTIISRHYVQRKGKQLVPTELGKLVNELISENFPELVNIHFTADMESKLDKIEDDNVEWNNILKEFYPHFLDTLKTATENIHNMKDFFNEETDFVCEKCGKKMIKRLGRYGYFIACSGFPECKNTKGISFGVCPKCGGDITLKRSKRGREFYGCSNYPKCDFVSWDKPLLEPCPKCNGLMVEKNIKNKGLFKVCIKEDCGYSEEIKEE
- the dprA gene encoding DNA-processing protein DprA, with protein sequence MHSDNRKNIYLIALNQIDKVGDKRISELITHYDSVENIFEDKEENIKLLLEKKFKSQIGNFNKNEILDKANDIIEKSKSHNIGILSLFDKDYPFNLKQIDNPPYILYYKGDLKKLRRNSIGVVGTRFPTDKSCKYAFDISSKLSALNISVVSGMAKGVDKEAHIGAISSGANTVAVLGCGIDNVYPSENLKVYNKLIEKGLIVSEFEVGRKPDKTNFPRRNRIISGLSYAVVMVEASSKSGALITVDFALNQGRDVYIAPYDEKLKEYYGNHKLYKDGAKIAYNILDILEDFDDIFSNDENYVKMKLKYFEGGNINKTREVKKVKKVNKVNDVKENNKVSKQEKKLEKKENKKQNKKQNGKVKDVVVKPNLEDDEAFIYNIISEVEKIHIDDIIEKTNMKVQVVTSLLMQLEINGFIKQLSGKYYSIEK
- a CDS encoding tetratricopeptide repeat protein translates to MKKFLKISLFVFSCFFLMSCDQVFKNRFNLNRAYNLYEKGKNEDDDKALLDITDTYNDIINQKIYAQDRLGAVYRVLAERSLAKKQYAYAAKYFTEALKILPNSPYLRYGLGLSYANLAESADNETQKTNFLSRAENNIQFAISKDPQNPNYYAALSSLRGIQQNYYEEALSLINKSLETDPNNIDYLFILARIQYSLGNGKESIEAYRKIVSLAKENNIKQTALNNINQIINQMN
- a CDS encoding sialidase family protein, with the protein product MSKKIIYLLSLLMALSLVFASCKKNSVTDALQNQPDTPDTTKPPTEDLTGGLFTDADKLAGYATKPVQETEVAKYYNKDYMRNPVITVVNGTNVVIFYEVRYQTPGAGNDVALTGTNAVDIVYIQSYDGGVSFDTTIGDPKYVGGSKTTDPKNSHGAPIVFYDKTHKKIVVVASAGIGLSSGTLQNGSSKIEYSVAPINDDGSVGNFGQWREVSVSDGTGNFKQFGTHSARGTVYNNNLLLPVTLVTYNQANVSQSTFGYSVYQGTTTDNGTTYSWKKLHGPVTMSSTAVKETRIVSATSESAYTSISVPAGDANLYQAANGAVPNPTSIKAGDGSAGTLVVKDWKGATSYSPSDYAGTFDTANGTPQAIVSHVLNTESNLAVRLVDGNFKTQQKNSFNLGGSYARNSKSSSLDILKDGTIVMAAEGGVADSTVKGSQTFYIYFNRYTQAYLTAQTGN